Proteins co-encoded in one Bacillus paramycoides genomic window:
- a CDS encoding PH domain-containing protein produces the protein MNFPIQRSKSVVIFVCLTLAFMFVYPLVMIVTNKEQWMSALNGMGLCFLVNVPLVWEVFIKQHKVENGVLKYGILNDDIVLKEIRIIRQVGKYLEITTDAYKVHMVAMPQQMERFLSLVEQENPHVKIEMVGKK, from the coding sequence ATGAACTTTCCGATTCAAAGAAGTAAGTCAGTAGTCATTTTCGTTTGTCTCACGTTAGCTTTTATGTTTGTATATCCACTTGTCATGATTGTCACAAATAAAGAGCAGTGGATGTCAGCGTTAAATGGAATGGGTTTATGCTTCCTTGTAAATGTGCCACTCGTTTGGGAAGTATTTATTAAACAGCATAAAGTAGAAAATGGTGTATTAAAGTACGGCATTTTAAATGATGATATCGTATTGAAAGAGATAAGAATCATTCGTCAAGTTGGGAAATACCTTGAAATTACGACGGATGCATACAAAGTACATATGGTGGCGATGCCGCAACAAATGGAGCGGTTTTTATCGCTTGTAGAACAAGAGAATCCACATGTGAAAATAGAAATGGTAGGTAAAAAATGA
- a CDS encoding CamS family sex pheromone protein, with product MKKMALSFAVVSLLLGACSNDTISKKDEVIQKDTKEKSMIPRTAVSKDYYRTVIPLKEQKVINTANVKTNSKLDLAEYENGLMNIAKEQFDTENHVLQLNQYIPEKLVDELVAKVEAPVLTNIIEQDYFGKQNSNELSLSGVVIGLAMSSSVSNEEAMSKGTEVAKQLIEAINKNDKYNKSPITFAIFKQESTSSLKNGTYIASATVQKNDTNLGNWSTIDEQAYSYPSDEFTKAHGEDNEKIDKFGEAMKGFSPADFIPVNAKVSYKKNQMDTLNMNIVIKYNGKTELMALTQMAAQSMLEKLPKDAKVQLQIKSESKIEAIIIKEKNSDKPFVSFL from the coding sequence ATGAAGAAAATGGCATTATCCTTCGCGGTCGTAAGTTTATTATTAGGAGCTTGTAGTAATGATACGATTAGTAAGAAGGATGAAGTTATACAGAAGGATACGAAAGAAAAAAGCATGATCCCGAGAACTGCTGTTTCTAAAGATTATTATAGAACTGTAATTCCTTTAAAAGAACAAAAGGTTATAAATACAGCTAATGTAAAAACAAATTCTAAATTAGATTTAGCAGAGTATGAAAATGGTTTAATGAATATTGCAAAAGAGCAATTTGATACAGAAAATCATGTACTACAATTAAATCAGTATATTCCGGAGAAGTTAGTTGATGAGCTAGTTGCAAAAGTAGAAGCACCCGTTTTGACAAATATTATAGAGCAAGACTATTTCGGGAAGCAGAATTCAAATGAATTAAGCTTATCTGGCGTTGTGATTGGATTAGCAATGTCTTCAAGTGTATCGAATGAAGAAGCAATGTCTAAGGGTACTGAAGTTGCCAAGCAACTTATTGAAGCTATTAATAAAAACGACAAGTATAACAAATCTCCAATTACGTTTGCTATCTTTAAGCAAGAAAGTACAAGTTCTTTGAAAAATGGTACATATATTGCTAGTGCTACTGTTCAAAAGAATGATACGAACCTTGGAAATTGGAGTACAATCGATGAGCAAGCATATTCATATCCTTCTGATGAATTTACAAAAGCACACGGAGAAGATAATGAAAAAATAGATAAATTTGGTGAGGCGATGAAAGGTTTTTCTCCGGCAGATTTTATCCCAGTAAATGCTAAAGTGTCTTATAAGAAAAATCAAATGGATACATTAAATATGAATATTGTTATTAAATATAACGGTAAAACAGAATTAATGGCTCTTACCCAAATGGCTGCTCAAAGTATGTTAGAAAAGTTACCTAAAGACGCAAAAGTACAATTGCAGATAAAGTCTGAGAGTAAAATCGAGGCAATTATTATAAAAGAGAAAAACAGCGACAAACCGTTCGTTTCCTTCTTGTAA
- a CDS encoding aminopeptidase, which translates to MKDPRIEKLAYNLINYSIRLQKGEKVLIENFGLQKELVTALVKEAYAAGGFPFVSLKDHQVDRSLLMGATEEHFEQIAAYEASVMKDMDAYIGLRSGDNINEQADVPSERMQIHGQTVGKKVHRDIRVPKTRWVVLRYPNASMAQLAKMSTEAFEDFYFEVCNLDYGKMDKAMDSLVTLMNKTDKVRLTGPGTDLTFSIKDIPAIKCSGHLNIPDGEVYSAPVRDSVNGTVSYNTPSPYNGYTFENVQLKFENGQIVEATANDTERINKIFDTDEGARYVGEFAIGVNPYILHPMGDILFDEKIDGSFHFTPGQAYDDAWNGNNSNIHWDLVCIQRPEYGGGEIYFDDVLIRKDGRFVVPELEALNPENLK; encoded by the coding sequence ATGAAAGATCCACGCATTGAAAAGTTAGCATACAATTTAATTAATTACTCTATCCGCTTACAAAAAGGTGAAAAAGTATTAATTGAAAACTTTGGCTTACAAAAAGAACTTGTAACTGCACTTGTAAAAGAAGCATATGCAGCTGGTGGTTTCCCATTTGTTTCTCTAAAAGATCATCAAGTAGATCGCTCTTTATTAATGGGTGCTACTGAAGAACATTTTGAACAAATCGCTGCATATGAAGCAAGCGTAATGAAAGATATGGACGCTTATATCGGTCTTCGCTCTGGCGATAACATTAACGAACAAGCTGATGTACCAAGTGAAAGAATGCAAATTCACGGTCAAACAGTTGGTAAGAAAGTTCATAGAGACATTCGCGTTCCAAAAACACGATGGGTTGTTCTTCGCTACCCAAATGCTTCTATGGCGCAGCTTGCTAAAATGAGCACAGAAGCTTTCGAAGACTTCTACTTCGAAGTTTGTAACTTAGACTACGGTAAAATGGATAAGGCGATGGATAGCCTTGTTACATTAATGAATAAAACAGATAAAGTTCGTCTAACTGGTCCTGGAACTGACTTAACATTCTCTATTAAAGACATTCCAGCTATTAAATGCTCAGGTCATTTAAACATTCCAGACGGTGAAGTATATTCTGCACCAGTTCGTGATTCTGTTAACGGTACAGTTTCTTACAACACACCATCTCCTTACAACGGTTATACATTTGAAAATGTACAACTTAAGTTTGAGAACGGTCAAATCGTTGAAGCAACTGCAAACGATACAGAACGCATTAACAAAATCTTCGATACAGACGAAGGCGCACGCTACGTTGGTGAGTTCGCAATCGGTGTAAACCCATACATCTTACATCCAATGGGAGACATCCTATTCGATGAAAAAATCGATGGCAGCTTCCACTTCACTCCTGGACAAGCTTACGACGATGCATGGAACGGCAACAACTCGAACATTCACTGGGATTTAGTATGCATCCAGCGCCCTGAATACGGCGGCGGCGAAATTTACTTTGACGACGTACTAATCCGTAAAGACGGACGCTTCGTTGTACCTGAATTAGAAGCCCTAAATCCAGAGAACTTAAAATAA
- a CDS encoding GNAT family N-acetyltransferase, with product MNEKIRIIPYESTFQDEVIDLIVHIQQKEYNVSITKEEQPDLLEIGTFYQRNHGNFWVATYNDKVVGTVALLDIGNDQVALRKMFVKKEFRGKEWGASHKLLQTAISWAENKKLKDIYLGTTLKFLAAHRFYEKNGFQSVSIDELPKNFPVLEVDKKFYRYIV from the coding sequence ATGAACGAGAAGATACGCATTATTCCGTATGAAAGTACGTTTCAAGATGAAGTAATAGATCTTATCGTTCATATTCAGCAAAAAGAGTACAATGTCTCCATTACGAAAGAAGAGCAGCCAGACTTGCTTGAAATAGGAACATTTTATCAAAGGAATCATGGGAACTTTTGGGTAGCAACTTATAATGATAAAGTAGTTGGAACAGTAGCTTTATTAGATATTGGGAACGATCAAGTAGCGTTAAGAAAAATGTTCGTAAAAAAAGAATTTCGCGGAAAAGAGTGGGGCGCATCACATAAGTTGCTCCAAACAGCAATTTCGTGGGCTGAGAATAAAAAGCTGAAAGATATTTACTTAGGAACGACACTGAAATTTTTAGCAGCGCATCGCTTTTATGAAAAGAATGGTTTTCAAAGTGTGAGTATAGACGAGTTGCCGAAAAATTTTCCAGTGTTAGAGGTAGATAAGAAATTTTATAGGTACATTGTGTAA
- a CDS encoding nicotinate phosphoribosyltransferase, with amino-acid sequence MKEIELKLKGEINRLTNRTFKFDERVGEGWFSAVYFLKTREIIEEFRPKSVVTMQFFQKENAVLCGTDEVIALLQTFAKNPEELEINSLKDGDKISPFETVLTIHGPYENFGFLEGVIDGILARRTSVATNVYNVVQAARSVDKEKPVIFMGDRDDHYTQQAGDGYAAYIGGMSAQATHAMNEWWGKSGMGTMPHALIQMFNGDVVEAAKAYHKKFPEDELVVLIDYNNDVITDALRVAREFGSTLKGVRVDTSRTMIDQYFIRHPEVLGTFDPRGVNPSLVFALRKALDEEGFQHVDIVVTGGFDEKRIREFEAQNVPVDIYGVGSSLLKMNIGFTGDNVELNGKPEAKAGRKYRPNPRLERVQLEKREDM; translated from the coding sequence ATGAAAGAAATTGAATTAAAATTAAAAGGTGAAATAAATAGACTAACAAATAGAACATTTAAATTTGACGAACGCGTTGGAGAAGGTTGGTTCTCTGCCGTTTACTTTTTAAAGACTAGAGAAATCATTGAAGAATTTCGCCCGAAAAGTGTTGTAACGATGCAATTTTTCCAAAAGGAAAATGCAGTTCTTTGCGGAACAGATGAAGTGATTGCGTTGTTACAAACATTCGCTAAAAATCCTGAGGAACTTGAAATTAACTCTTTAAAAGATGGCGATAAAATTAGTCCGTTTGAAACAGTGTTAACAATTCATGGTCCTTATGAAAATTTCGGATTTTTAGAAGGTGTCATTGACGGGATTTTAGCTCGTCGTACATCAGTTGCGACAAACGTATATAACGTTGTCCAAGCTGCGCGTAGCGTAGATAAAGAAAAACCAGTTATTTTCATGGGAGACCGTGACGATCATTATACACAACAAGCTGGTGACGGCTATGCAGCATACATCGGCGGTATGAGCGCACAAGCGACACATGCGATGAATGAATGGTGGGGCAAAAGTGGTATGGGGACAATGCCTCATGCATTAATTCAAATGTTTAATGGTGATGTTGTGGAAGCGGCAAAAGCATATCATAAGAAATTCCCAGAAGATGAATTAGTTGTATTAATTGATTACAACAATGATGTCATTACAGATGCACTTCGCGTAGCGCGTGAATTTGGATCAACATTAAAAGGTGTACGTGTAGATACGTCGCGCACGATGATTGATCAATACTTCATTCGTCACCCAGAAGTACTTGGAACATTCGATCCACGTGGTGTAAACCCATCGCTTGTATTCGCACTTCGTAAAGCACTTGATGAAGAAGGATTCCAGCATGTAGACATCGTTGTAACTGGTGGATTTGATGAGAAGCGTATTCGTGAATTTGAAGCTCAAAACGTACCTGTTGATATATACGGAGTAGGAAGTAGCTTATTAAAAATGAATATTGGCTTTACTGGTGATAACGTAGAATTAAATGGAAAACCAGAAGCGAAAGCTGGTCGTAAATATCGTCCAAACCCACGTTTAGAGCGTGTTCAATTAGAAAAAAGAGAAGATATGTAA
- the ytxJ gene encoding bacillithiol system redox-active protein YtxJ: MNMTKLETIEELEVLVEKNEPYVLFKHSTTCPISHGAYTEFQAYCSEERAVPAYYLYVQDARDVSNRVAEQYSIKHESPQVLYIKDGMVVWNTSHWNIKKDALEENIK, translated from the coding sequence ATGAATATGACAAAACTTGAAACAATTGAAGAGCTTGAAGTATTAGTAGAAAAAAACGAACCTTATGTTCTTTTTAAACATAGTACGACATGCCCCATTAGTCATGGTGCCTATACAGAATTTCAAGCGTATTGCAGTGAAGAAAGAGCGGTACCAGCGTATTACTTATACGTACAAGACGCGAGAGATGTTTCGAATCGTGTTGCAGAACAGTACAGCATTAAACATGAATCTCCGCAAGTGTTATACATAAAAGATGGGATGGTAGTATGGAATACGTCTCATTGGAACATTAAAAAAGATGCTTTAGAAGAGAATATTAAGTAA
- the murC gene encoding UDP-N-acetylmuramate--L-alanine ligase, translating into MTVYHFVGIKGTGMSSLAQILHDMKHTVQGSDYEKRFFTQTALEKRNISILPFDKNNVKEGQVIIAGNAFPDTHEEIEAAKELNIPVHRYHHFLGDLMNQYTSVAVTGAHGKTSTTGLLAHVMQGAHPTSYLIGDGTGHGVENSKYFVFEACEYRRHFLSYNPDYAIMTNIDFDHPDYFTDINDVFSAFQEMALQVKKGIIACGDDEELQKIQAKVPVIFYGFGEDNDFQARNIQKRTDGTIFDVFVRNTYYDTFKITGYGNHSVLNALAVIALCHYENVDVEAVKHQLTTFEGVKRRFNEKPMGEQVIIDDYAHHPTEINATIEAARQKHPEREVVAVFQPHTFSRTEKFLDEFAESLSKADQVYLCDIFGSARENKGELTIEDLQKRIDGAELITDTTTDVLKKHKNGVLIFMGAGDIQKFEAAYVKEVQVAEK; encoded by the coding sequence ATGACAGTTTACCATTTTGTAGGAATTAAAGGAACAGGAATGAGTTCATTAGCGCAAATTCTTCATGACATGAAGCATACTGTTCAAGGGTCTGATTATGAAAAGCGTTTCTTTACACAAACAGCGTTGGAAAAGCGCAATATCTCGATCCTTCCTTTTGATAAAAATAATGTAAAAGAAGGACAAGTGATTATTGCAGGAAATGCATTTCCTGATACGCATGAAGAAATTGAAGCAGCAAAAGAATTAAACATCCCAGTACATCGTTACCATCACTTCTTAGGTGACCTTATGAACCAATACACAAGTGTTGCTGTAACTGGTGCGCATGGAAAAACATCAACAACTGGTTTGTTAGCCCATGTAATGCAAGGTGCACACCCTACATCTTACCTTATTGGAGATGGAACAGGGCATGGGGTAGAAAATAGTAAGTATTTTGTATTTGAAGCTTGTGAGTATCGTCGTCATTTCTTGTCTTACAATCCAGACTATGCGATTATGACAAACATTGATTTTGATCATCCAGATTATTTCACAGATATCAATGATGTATTCAGTGCATTCCAAGAGATGGCATTGCAAGTGAAAAAAGGCATTATTGCATGTGGAGATGATGAAGAACTTCAAAAAATTCAAGCGAAAGTACCTGTTATTTTCTATGGATTTGGAGAAGATAATGATTTCCAAGCACGTAACATTCAAAAGAGAACAGATGGTACTATTTTCGATGTATTCGTTCGTAATACGTACTATGACACGTTCAAAATTACAGGATACGGCAATCACAGCGTATTAAATGCATTAGCAGTAATTGCACTTTGCCATTATGAAAACGTTGATGTAGAAGCAGTTAAGCATCAGCTAACAACTTTTGAAGGCGTAAAACGTCGCTTTAATGAAAAGCCAATGGGAGAGCAAGTTATTATTGATGACTATGCACACCATCCGACAGAAATTAATGCAACGATTGAAGCAGCTCGTCAAAAACATCCAGAGCGTGAAGTTGTCGCTGTATTCCAGCCACATACATTCTCACGTACAGAAAAGTTCTTAGATGAGTTCGCTGAAAGCTTAAGCAAAGCTGACCAAGTATACTTATGTGATATTTTCGGATCAGCACGTGAAAACAAAGGTGAATTAACAATCGAAGATCTGCAAAAGCGTATTGACGGTGCAGAACTAATTACAGATACAACAACGGATGTATTAAAGAAACATAAAAACGGCGTTCTAATCTTCATGGGCGCAGGAGACATCCAAAAATTCGAAGCAGCTTACGTAAAAGAAGTTCAAGTCGCAGAGAAGTAA
- the ccpA gene encoding catabolite control protein A, whose protein sequence is MNVTIYDVAREANVSMATVSRVVNGNPNVKPTTRKKVLEAIDRLGYRPNAVARGLASKKTTTVGVIIPDISNTFYAELARGIEDIATMYKYNIILSNSDQNKEKEFHLLNTMLGKQVDGIVFMGEDITDIHIEEFKKSPVPIVLAASFDEQNETPSVNIDYTQAAYDAMKHFIEQGHKRIGFVSGPFIDKAGSAKKLQGYKKALEEAGISYDENLVIDGDYTYDSGIEAFEKLWGLDGKPTAIFVSSDEMALGVIHAAQDAGLNVPTDVEVLGFDNTRLALMVRPQLSTVVQPMYDIGAVAMRLLTKYMNKEKVEDHTVILPHRIQFRDSTK, encoded by the coding sequence ATGAACGTAACAATATATGATGTAGCGCGCGAAGCAAACGTTTCAATGGCTACCGTATCTCGTGTTGTGAACGGTAACCCAAATGTAAAGCCTACAACAAGAAAGAAAGTATTAGAAGCAATTGATCGTTTAGGATACCGCCCAAACGCGGTAGCACGTGGACTAGCAAGTAAGAAGACAACTACAGTAGGTGTTATTATTCCTGATATCTCAAATACGTTTTATGCAGAACTTGCTCGTGGAATTGAAGATATCGCAACAATGTACAAATATAACATCATTTTAAGTAACTCTGATCAAAACAAAGAGAAAGAGTTCCATTTATTAAATACGATGCTTGGAAAGCAAGTGGACGGAATTGTTTTCATGGGTGAAGATATTACAGATATTCACATTGAAGAATTTAAAAAGTCTCCAGTACCAATCGTATTAGCAGCGTCATTCGATGAGCAAAATGAAACGCCATCAGTAAATATCGATTATACACAAGCAGCTTACGATGCAATGAAGCACTTTATTGAGCAAGGACATAAGCGTATCGGTTTCGTCTCTGGTCCTTTCATTGATAAAGCAGGAAGTGCGAAGAAGTTACAAGGTTATAAAAAAGCTCTAGAAGAAGCAGGTATTTCATATGATGAAAATCTTGTAATCGATGGAGATTACACATATGATTCAGGTATCGAAGCATTCGAAAAGCTTTGGGGCCTTGATGGCAAGCCAACAGCCATTTTCGTATCTTCTGACGAAATGGCACTAGGTGTAATCCATGCAGCACAAGACGCTGGATTAAACGTACCAACTGATGTAGAAGTACTTGGTTTCGATAATACACGCCTTGCATTAATGGTTCGTCCACAACTTTCAACAGTTGTACAACCAATGTATGATATTGGTGCAGTAGCAATGCGTCTATTAACAAAGTATATGAACAAAGAAAAAGTGGAAGATCACACTGTTATCTTACCTCACCGTATCCAATTTAGAGATTCAACGAAGTAA
- a CDS encoding GNAT family N-acetyltransferase codes for MFTLRVDDEIELQLLEKHHKEELYQLIDQNRNHLRRWLPWVDGTKSAGAYDEICPMWLKKFAEGDGFESGIRYKGRLVGMVGIHPVSWGKKAASLGYYLAEDAGGKGIMTRSVKAVLHYAFENLKLNKMEIRCGVENAKSRAIPERLGFKLDGILRDDEWLYDHFHDIAVYSLLASEWKEIR; via the coding sequence ATGTTCACACTTCGAGTAGACGATGAAATCGAATTACAGTTATTAGAGAAGCATCATAAAGAGGAACTATATCAATTAATAGACCAAAACCGTAATCATTTACGAAGATGGCTTCCTTGGGTAGATGGGACGAAATCTGCTGGTGCGTATGATGAGATTTGTCCGATGTGGTTAAAGAAGTTTGCAGAGGGAGACGGTTTTGAAAGTGGTATACGTTATAAAGGAAGGCTCGTTGGGATGGTAGGCATTCACCCGGTAAGTTGGGGGAAGAAAGCGGCAAGTCTTGGATATTATCTTGCAGAAGATGCTGGCGGGAAAGGCATTATGACGCGTAGTGTGAAGGCTGTACTTCACTATGCATTTGAGAATTTAAAATTAAATAAAATGGAAATTAGATGCGGTGTTGAAAATGCGAAAAGTCGCGCTATTCCAGAGCGTTTAGGTTTTAAGTTAGATGGTATTTTAAGAGATGATGAATGGCTATATGATCATTTTCACGATATCGCTGTATATAGTTTACTAGCTTCAGAATGGAAGGAGATTCGATGA
- a CDS encoding DUF948 domain-containing protein, translating to MQVLLYVSAAIIAVAFAVLVVYVCRTLLSVQKTLENVASTLEGLEKQMQGISVETEQLLHKTNALADDIQQKSQSLNKVVSGVDGIGTTIHSLNTKLRNVSESVTDEIENNADKVAQVVQWSSAAIEVYNHYRASRQEKKIEKEERKLERLEKKAEKKEKRSRLRMRGES from the coding sequence ATGCAAGTTCTTTTATATGTAAGTGCGGCTATTATCGCGGTTGCTTTCGCTGTATTAGTAGTATATGTATGCAGAACGTTGTTATCGGTTCAGAAGACGTTAGAAAACGTCGCAAGCACGTTAGAAGGTTTAGAAAAGCAAATGCAAGGGATTAGCGTAGAGACGGAGCAATTATTACATAAAACAAATGCGTTAGCTGATGATATTCAACAGAAGTCACAATCATTAAATAAAGTAGTATCGGGTGTAGATGGAATTGGAACGACAATCCATTCTTTAAATACGAAACTTCGTAATGTATCAGAGTCTGTTACGGACGAAATTGAAAATAATGCGGATAAAGTAGCGCAAGTTGTACAGTGGAGTAGCGCAGCAATTGAAGTATACAATCATTATCGTGCGTCAAGACAAGAGAAAAAGATTGAAAAAGAAGAGCGTAAATTAGAAAGGCTTGAGAAAAAAGCTGAAAAGAAAGAGAAGCGCTCTAGACTTCGTATGAGAGGTGAATCGTAA